The region TACCCACTCATCATTACTATGGCCATGCTGGGATCTGTAGCAACCGCAGCAATACCTGGTGGTGGTTTGATCATGCTCGCCATGGTACTCGCCGCTGCAGGTTTACCGTTAGAGGGCATAGCGCTCATAGTAGCGATAGATCCGATATTAGATGCATTGAGAACGAGTATTAACGCAACTGGCGATACCGCTTACTCTACAATAATAAGTAGAATCTTTGAAGGGCCGAAGTGGTGGGAAAAGAGCACATCATAGCGATATAACATCATAAAGAGCGTAGATTATTACTTAGAGTACTGTATACTATCAAAACCCCTCTTCTTTTTGATTTAGAGGAATAACATAAATCTCATGTTACGCTACTGACTGTAGTAGAATGGATAAGTGTCAGGTAAGAGCTGAAGTGTTTCTCAATGGTTAGTAGTTATGTTTCTCTTAAAAATTAGATTGTGCACGATCAGGGTTGTGTACCCAGTCGTTACTGCATTCGTCCCCGCCGTTATAAGGGATACACCATTAAAGAGAGCAATAGATGTTAGGCTGAAGGTGATCGTGTCCGATATACCCAATATATCGA is a window of Nitrososphaerales archaeon DNA encoding:
- a CDS encoding dicarboxylate/amino acid:cation symporter, which encodes YPLIITMAMLGSVATAAIPGGGLIMLAMVLAAAGLPLEGIALIVAIDPILDALRTSINATGDTAYSTIISRIFEGPKWWEKSTS